Proteins found in one Zea mays cultivar B73 chromosome 1, Zm-B73-REFERENCE-NAM-5.0, whole genome shotgun sequence genomic segment:
- the LOC100284884 gene encoding F-box domain containing protein: MAEAARVQPRQQGGSLDGFEDIMYGILLRLPPKSVVRCRAVCRSWLRLASDYIFLLDHRRRQPSLPLVSFILDDVGDPEVGQYRLDVLDLHANDNVLQTVLGFSSHVDWWMPHDRERRLALHGSCDGVLLLSTDNSLYLCNPTTRHWGGLPPLHRNNTIAGFYWHRISDDYRVLYFRRHEDGKYCYYVMEADTRKQRLVSRQESLIHSSWPAGCARRSPPVLLHGNLHWAPVSSRPESIAVFNTVAEEFWLMPSPAVYVNSLLISNVKLLIMEGVLALSCSCGETVGDHGPSRVDLWFLEDYKDHVWACKYRIELPVEDICRFIRFLDVRNAIVVSHEGDVLVDLWNRLLVYDREGNSVANLPLNCSLLEIGPHMLKRSLVPHASLGMNNHSPNKPAFLPLEFLAVGS; this comes from the coding sequence ATGGCCGAGGCAGCGAGAGTGCAGCCGCGGCAGCAGGGCGGTTCGCTCGATGGATTTGAAGACATCATGTACGGCATCCTCCTTCGCCTGCCCCCGAAGTCCGTCGtccgctgccgcgccgtgtgccggTCTTGGCTCCGCCTCGCCTCCGACTACATCTTCCTTCTCGACCACCGCCGCCGCCAGCCCTCCCTGCCCCTCGTCTCCTTCATCCTCGACGACGTCGGTGACCCAGAGGTCGGCCAGTACCGGCTCGATGTATTGGACCTCCACGCCAACGACAACGTACTGCAGACTGTCCTCGGATTCTCCAGCCACGTCGATTGGTGGATGCCCCATGATCGTGAGAGACGGCTCGCTCTCCATGGCTCCTGCGACGGGGTCCTCCTCCTATCAACCGACAACAGCCTATACCTCTGCAATCCAACCACGCGCCACTGGGGTGGCCTCCCACCCCTTCACCGCAACAACACCATCGCAGGATTTTACTGGCACAGGATCTCGGACGACTACCGGGTGCTCTACTTCAGGCGCCATGAAGATGGAAAGTACTGCTACTACGTCATGGAGGCCGACACCAGGAAGCAGAGGCTGGTCAGTCGTCAGGAATCCCTAATACATTCCTCATGGCCAGCCGGGTGCGCACGGCGCTCACCGCCGGTCCTCCTTCATGGCAACCTTCATTGGGCCCCTGTCTCATCAAGACCCGAGTCCATAGCCGTCTTCAACACGGTCGCCGAAGAGTTCTGGTTGATGCCTTCTCCTGCCGTCTACGTGAACAGCCTGCTTATCTCAAATGTGAAGCTGCTTATCATGGAGGGCGTTCTTGCCTTGTCATGTAGCTGCGGCGAGACTGTTGGGGATCACGGGCCCTCGAGGGTTGATCTGTGGTTTCTGGAGGACTACAAGGACCACGTTTGGGCCTGCAAATACCGCATTGAATTGCCAGTGGAAGATATCTGCCGTTTCATTAGATTCCTCGATGTCCGGAATGCTATTGTTGTGTCCCATGAGGGAGATGTGCTGGTTGATCTCTGGAATCGCCTGTTGGTTTATGACAGGGAGGGCAATTCAGTAGCAAATTTGCCGCTTAATTGCAGCTTGCTGGAGATTGGTCCACATATGCTTAAGCGGAGCCTTGTTCCTCATGCATCGCTTGGGATGAACAACCATAGTCCCAACAAACCAGCTTTTCTCCCATTAGAGTTTTTGGCTGTAGGGTCATGA